In a genomic window of Microbacterium amylolyticum:
- a CDS encoding PH domain-containing protein yields the protein MSRLEHALPPSAVTYGRQVAMISGTPVIMAAVAAGAWIAPTEHTLLVAVLTAVAAIVVMALDILVINVRLIRSVRYTIDAQSLRIRRGLLIKQEMELPLRHVISVSIVQGPMLRRLGLAKVRFMTIAQPQVLGPVDVLTAEKIRASVVGVSEGQP from the coding sequence ATGAGCCGCCTCGAACATGCACTGCCACCGTCGGCGGTAACCTACGGTCGACAGGTCGCCATGATTTCGGGAACCCCCGTGATCATGGCGGCCGTCGCCGCGGGCGCCTGGATCGCACCGACCGAGCACACGCTCCTTGTTGCAGTGCTCACTGCTGTTGCCGCGATCGTCGTGATGGCGCTTGATATTCTCGTTATCAACGTTCGCCTCATCCGCTCGGTCCGCTACACAATCGACGCTCAATCCCTCCGCATCCGACGCGGCCTGCTCATCAAGCAGGAAATGGAACTCCCGCTGCGCCACGTCATCAGTGTGTCCATCGTTCAGGGCCCGATGCTGCGCCGCTTGGGTCTGGCGAAGGTAAGGTTCATGACCATCGCTCAGCCACAGGTGCTGGGTCCTGTCGATGTCCTCACCGCCGAGAAAATCCGTGCGTCCGTTGTTGGCGTCTCCGAAGGACAACCGTGA
- a CDS encoding aureocin A53 family class IId bacteriocin: MTQAWRWGKRKVQSAISWAKRNWRKVASWLNRGLSWGSILQLILQLLGLA; this comes from the coding sequence TTGACGCAGGCTTGGCGATGGGGAAAACGGAAGGTCCAGAGCGCCATCTCGTGGGCCAAGCGCAACTGGCGCAAGGTCGCATCCTGGTTGAACCGCGGCCTCTCGTGGGGATCGATTCTGCAGCTCATCCTGCAGCTTCTCGGACTGGCCTAG
- a CDS encoding LuxR C-terminal-related transcriptional regulator, translating into MHLAEPTVKSYIASVMSKWNVRTRVQVVLHALGRNDTFITRSHVSDTRSRVDARVN; encoded by the coding sequence ATGCACCTCGCAGAGCCAACCGTGAAGTCCTACATCGCGAGCGTAATGTCGAAATGGAATGTACGAACGCGCGTGCAGGTGGTCCTTCATGCCCTCGGACGCAATGACACATTCATCACCAGGTCCCACGTTTCCGACACACGTTCTCGTGTCGATGCGAGAGTGAACTAA
- a CDS encoding RNA polymerase sigma factor, with protein sequence MFDEDTTDAELVAAAAAGSELAFRALFRAYVRPVFWIAYGLLSDRADAEDVAQETFSTAWRKLNGFELAGESALPWLATICRNVSANRIRARRRERQHTGGMVDERQPDTVSVEQQVIDADLADRIAREVDGMSETDRRIFALCITEGYAYAAAAAELGVSHGAVRNRLSRIRTQLRSVVREEA encoded by the coding sequence ATGTTCGACGAAGACACAACAGACGCGGAGCTGGTGGCGGCAGCCGCGGCGGGCAGCGAGCTCGCATTCCGTGCGCTGTTTCGCGCCTATGTACGACCTGTTTTTTGGATCGCCTATGGCCTGCTCAGCGACAGGGCGGACGCGGAGGACGTGGCGCAAGAGACGTTCTCGACGGCGTGGCGCAAGCTGAACGGCTTCGAACTGGCCGGAGAATCCGCGTTGCCGTGGCTAGCCACGATCTGTCGAAATGTGTCGGCGAATCGCATCCGCGCCCGCCGCCGTGAGCGTCAGCACACCGGCGGAATGGTTGATGAGCGTCAGCCGGACACGGTCAGCGTCGAACAGCAGGTGATCGACGCGGACCTCGCGGATCGCATTGCGCGCGAGGTGGACGGAATGTCGGAAACGGATCGCCGGATTTTCGCCCTATGCATCACCGAGGGCTACGCCTATGCGGCTGCTGCAGCGGAGCTCGGTGTCAGCCATGGGGCCGTCCGTAATCGCCTCTCTCGCATTCGAACGCAGCTGCGTTCCGTCGTCAGGGAGGAAGCGTGA
- a CDS encoding DUF4349 domain-containing protein, protein MNTTGQDLPVLTDEQVERLESGVFSDIARQRASERESARKRRRWITGSLTAAAVVAVVAISTPLAMQGMLTGGSDASDTASAGYDGGPGDGASMPEMAGIDEPAMIEAEAMEDSAASRDATDIATDRRVIRNGYVSIVVGDVLAASEELTALAAEHNGYVEAMGSSSDRYDELAAATDIRSGWATLRIPAESLDEVRSALGDIGSVTSTEISETDVTDQAIDLEARIDATRASVDRLTELMEQAGSVADLLAAEQALSERQGQLESYQRQLDGLENQVAMSTLHVDLTREREVASTDPAGFSDGLLSGWNGLIGFANGVVIAAGFVLPWVGAIGVAGLIVWVIVRIVRRGRASQDATSRAE, encoded by the coding sequence ATGAACACAACAGGTCAGGATCTGCCCGTGCTGACGGACGAGCAGGTGGAGCGTCTGGAATCGGGCGTTTTCTCCGATATCGCCCGCCAGCGTGCGTCCGAGCGCGAGAGCGCGCGGAAGCGTCGGCGCTGGATTACCGGGAGCCTCACGGCCGCAGCAGTTGTGGCGGTTGTGGCGATCAGCACTCCGCTCGCGATGCAGGGAATGCTCACGGGCGGGAGCGATGCATCCGACACGGCCAGTGCCGGATACGACGGCGGCCCCGGCGACGGGGCATCGATGCCGGAAATGGCCGGAATCGACGAGCCGGCCATGATCGAAGCCGAGGCGATGGAAGACTCGGCCGCCAGCCGTGACGCGACCGACATCGCCACCGACCGCCGCGTGATCCGCAATGGCTACGTGTCGATCGTTGTCGGCGATGTTCTGGCCGCCAGCGAAGAACTGACGGCGCTCGCCGCCGAGCACAACGGATACGTCGAGGCGATGGGATCCTCCAGCGACCGCTACGACGAGCTTGCCGCGGCAACCGACATCCGGTCGGGGTGGGCGACGCTGCGGATTCCCGCGGAGTCCTTGGACGAGGTGCGATCGGCGCTCGGCGACATCGGGTCGGTCACGAGCACGGAAATCTCCGAAACGGACGTGACGGACCAGGCGATCGACCTCGAAGCGCGCATCGACGCGACGCGCGCGTCGGTAGACCGACTGACCGAGCTCATGGAGCAGGCCGGTTCCGTTGCGGATCTTCTCGCGGCCGAGCAGGCGCTGTCCGAGCGACAGGGGCAGCTCGAGTCCTACCAGCGTCAGCTCGACGGACTCGAGAACCAGGTGGCGATGTCCACGCTGCACGTCGATCTCACGCGCGAACGCGAGGTGGCATCAACAGACCCGGCGGGATTCAGCGACGGTCTGCTCAGCGGATGGAACGGGCTGATCGGCTTCGCAAACGGCGTCGTCATCGCCGCCGGATTCGTCTTGCCCTGGGTGGGGGCGATCGGTGTTGCCGGCCTGATCGTGTGGGTGATCGTGCGCATCGTTCGACGCGGGCGCGCCTCTCAGGACGCCACGAGCCGCGCGGAGTAG
- a CDS encoding amino-acid N-acetyltransferase, with the protein MTEFTVRPARAADMEAVHRMLQPFVMRRILLGKDLVVLYEATQEFMVAVDEHDRVMGCGALHVMWEDLGEIRTLLVADEWLHRGVGRAIVAALEENARVLGLTRLFCLTFETAFFERRGFQEIGEQIVSPDVYSQLVRSPDEGIAEFLDLAHVKPNTLGNTRMLKQLV; encoded by the coding sequence ATGACCGAGTTCACCGTTCGCCCCGCACGCGCCGCCGATATGGAAGCGGTGCACCGCATGCTGCAGCCGTTTGTGATGCGGCGCATCCTGCTGGGCAAAGACCTGGTTGTGCTCTACGAAGCGACGCAGGAGTTCATGGTCGCGGTGGATGAGCACGACCGGGTCATGGGCTGCGGCGCCCTGCACGTGATGTGGGAAGACCTGGGCGAGATCCGTACCCTTCTGGTCGCCGACGAGTGGCTGCACCGCGGCGTCGGCCGGGCGATTGTGGCGGCGTTGGAAGAGAACGCGCGCGTGCTCGGCCTGACCCGGCTGTTCTGCCTCACCTTCGAGACAGCTTTCTTCGAGCGTCGCGGCTTCCAAGAGATCGGCGAGCAGATCGTCTCGCCCGATGTGTACTCGCAGCTGGTGCGCAGCCCGGACGAGGGTATTGCCGAGTTCCTCGATCTTGCGCATGTGAAGCCGAACACTCTCGGCAACACCCGCATGCTGAAGCAGCTCGTCTGA